From one Methanomicrobia archaeon genomic stretch:
- a CDS encoding uracil-DNA glycosylase encodes MMAREAEMNRIAERILNCTRCELWRTRTRPVVGEGSLVARIMLVGEAPGYSEDQQGRPFVGKAGKVLDELLDSIGLTRDDVYIANILKCRPPQNRNPQLEEIRACTPYLDAQLELVNPAIIATLGNFSLAYIFDKFGLPKERIGKIHGTVFTVSTIAGVKRIVPLYHPAVATYNASMLATLRADFTVLTRYL; translated from the coding sequence ATCATGGCTAGAGAAGCGGAAATGAATCGTATCGCGGAGCGCATCCTGAACTGTACCCGCTGCGAGCTGTGGCGAACCCGTACCAGGCCGGTGGTCGGTGAGGGCTCGCTCGTCGCGCGAATCATGCTCGTCGGTGAGGCCCCCGGCTACTCTGAAGATCAGCAGGGCAGGCCCTTCGTCGGCAAGGCCGGGAAGGTGCTCGATGAGCTCCTTGACTCGATTGGTCTCACTCGCGACGACGTATACATCGCGAACATCCTGAAATGCCGCCCGCCACAGAACCGGAACCCGCAGCTCGAGGAGATACGGGCCTGCACACCATATCTGGATGCGCAGCTTGAGCTCGTTAATCCTGCGATCATCGCGACACTCGGCAATTTCTCGCTGGCGTATATCTTCGACAAGTTCGGCCTGCCGAAGGAGCGCATAGGCAAGATCCACGGAACGGTCTTCACGGTGAGCACGATCGCCGGCGTTAAGCGGATCGTGCCCCTCTACCATCCCGCGGTCGCGACCTACAATGCCAGCATGCTTGCCACGCTAAGAGCTGATTTTACCGTGCTGACCAGGTATCTTTGA
- a CDS encoding V-type ATP synthase subunit B has translation MAIDTSAREYTTIREAAGPLIVVENVEGVSYGEVVRIVTPTGEEKMGQVLESSTGLAVVQVFEGTSGIDTAKTRVRFTGDIMRVSVSQDMVGRFFDGLGRPRDGGPEVIPEERLSVIGASINPTTRDYPREFIQTGISTIDGMNTLVRGQKLPIFSGAGMPHNALAAQIARQAKVLTTSEPFSVVFAAMGITHEEASFFMQDFERTGAIERIVAFLNLADDPAIERTITPRMALTTAEFLAYEYDMHILVILTDMTNYCEALREISAAREEVPGRRGYPGYMYTDLSTNYERAGRIRGRKGSITQIPILSMPDDDITHPIPDLTGYITEGQFVLSRNLHRRGIYPPVDVLPSLSRLMNEGIGEGRTRDDHSGVSNQLYAGYAEGRDMRDLVAVVGEEALTTRDRRFLEFADEFEKRFVTQSRNEDRSIEETLDLGWDLLSTLPEGELKRIDEHIIKKYHPNYRAKA, from the coding sequence ATGGCGATAGATACCTCTGCACGTGAATATACAACGATACGAGAAGCGGCAGGGCCGTTGATTGTGGTCGAGAACGTTGAGGGCGTTTCCTACGGCGAGGTCGTGCGGATCGTTACGCCCACCGGTGAAGAGAAGATGGGACAGGTCCTGGAATCGAGCACGGGGCTCGCCGTGGTGCAGGTCTTCGAAGGCACGTCCGGGATCGACACCGCAAAGACGCGGGTACGATTCACCGGAGACATCATGCGGGTGAGCGTCTCGCAAGACATGGTGGGTCGGTTCTTTGATGGGCTGGGCCGGCCACGGGATGGCGGGCCGGAGGTCATTCCTGAAGAGCGGCTCTCGGTCATCGGCGCTTCCATCAATCCCACGACCCGAGATTACCCGCGTGAGTTCATCCAGACAGGGATCTCGACGATCGACGGGATGAACACGCTCGTGCGCGGGCAGAAGCTGCCGATCTTCTCCGGCGCGGGCATGCCGCATAATGCACTGGCTGCGCAGATCGCGCGCCAGGCGAAGGTGCTGACGACGAGCGAGCCGTTCTCCGTGGTATTTGCCGCCATGGGTATCACGCACGAGGAAGCCTCGTTCTTCATGCAGGATTTCGAGCGCACCGGTGCGATCGAGCGGATCGTGGCGTTCCTCAACCTCGCAGACGACCCGGCAATCGAGCGGACGATCACACCCCGTATGGCCCTGACCACCGCGGAATTCCTCGCGTATGAATACGACATGCACATCCTCGTTATTCTCACGGACATGACGAACTACTGTGAGGCGCTGCGCGAGATCTCTGCGGCACGCGAGGAGGTGCCGGGCCGGCGCGGGTATCCGGGCTACATGTACACCGACCTCTCAACGAATTACGAGCGCGCAGGGCGAATCAGAGGTCGCAAGGGCTCGATCACCCAGATCCCGATCCTGAGCATGCCGGATGACGATATCACGCACCCGATCCCCGATCTGACCGGGTATATTACTGAGGGTCAGTTCGTGCTCTCGCGCAACCTGCACCGACGCGGTATTTATCCGCCCGTGGATGTGCTGCCCTCACTCTCGAGGCTGATGAACGAGGGTATCGGCGAGGGGCGAACGCGTGATGATCACTCGGGCGTGTCTAACCAGCTCTACGCGGGCTATGCGGAAGGGCGAGACATGCGAGATCTCGTTGCGGTCGTCGGTGAGGAAGCGTTGACGACGCGTGATCGGCGGTTCCTGGAGTTCGCGGACGAATTTGAGAAACGGTTCGTGACACAGAGCAGGAACGAGGACCGGAGCATCGAAGAGACGCTTGACCTGGGCTGGGACTTGCTTTCCACACTGCCCGAAGGCGAGCTGAAGCGAATCGACGAGCACATCATCAAGAAGTACCATCCGAACTACCGGGCGAAAGCGTAG
- a CDS encoding V-type ATP synthase subunit A: MGEEGVIDRIAGPLVIGDKMRGCEMYEVIKVGEEGLMGETIRLDGARAYIQVYEDTTGLKPGEPVIRTKSPLSVELGPGILKNFYDGVQRPLEEIAKKAGDYITRGITVDSLDRERKWQFTPSMAEGAEVVGGDILGAVPETKVITHKILVPPRVKGKLVELKAGEFTVDQVIARIQTEGEDVELSMLQKWPVRKGRPYKEKLDPEVPLLTGQRINDTFFPIAKGGTGAIPGGFGTGKTVMQHQLARWADAQVIVYIGCGERGNEMTEVLEDFPKLIDPYSGEKLMERSTLIANTSNMPVAAREASIYTGITLAEYYRDMGYDAAIQADSTSRWAEALREISGRLEEMPGEEGYPAYLATRLADFYERAGRVRTLCSRAENRIGSVTVVGAVSPPGGDFSEPVTQNTLRVVGVFWALDSTLADRRHFPAISWLRSYSLYLNELRTWYNKPETPDFMEQQEEMMALLQKESELQEIVQLVGADALPPRERGTLEVARMIREDFLQQNAYHDIDSFCSLEKQYLMAKIVLRWYSFTNELIEAGIGIEKIEGMKIKDAIARMKYIPSDQFRTTYDTLMRDMKGEFEAVKMREAEAA; the protein is encoded by the coding sequence ATGGGCGAAGAGGGAGTGATAGATCGGATTGCAGGTCCGCTGGTTATTGGTGATAAGATGCGCGGCTGCGAGATGTACGAAGTGATTAAGGTGGGCGAGGAGGGCTTGATGGGCGAGACGATTCGCTTGGATGGCGCCCGCGCTTATATTCAAGTTTATGAGGATACCACGGGTTTGAAGCCCGGTGAACCGGTCATCAGGACCAAGTCACCGTTATCGGTTGAACTTGGTCCGGGTATTTTGAAGAATTTTTATGATGGCGTGCAGCGTCCGTTGGAGGAAATAGCGAAGAAGGCGGGCGATTACATCACACGCGGTATCACGGTCGATTCACTCGATCGCGAGCGGAAGTGGCAGTTCACGCCGAGCATGGCGGAAGGCGCAGAAGTCGTTGGTGGCGATATCCTGGGCGCGGTGCCGGAGACGAAGGTCATCACGCATAAGATACTCGTGCCGCCGCGTGTGAAGGGCAAATTGGTGGAGTTGAAAGCGGGTGAGTTCACGGTTGATCAGGTGATTGCGCGAATCCAGACCGAGGGTGAGGACGTGGAGTTGAGCATGCTGCAGAAGTGGCCGGTGCGAAAGGGGCGACCGTATAAGGAGAAGCTGGACCCCGAGGTGCCCTTATTGACCGGGCAGCGGATCAATGATACCTTCTTCCCGATCGCGAAGGGCGGCACGGGTGCGATTCCCGGCGGGTTCGGGACTGGCAAGACGGTTATGCAGCATCAGCTGGCTCGCTGGGCAGACGCGCAGGTGATTGTGTATATCGGCTGCGGCGAGCGCGGGAACGAGATGACCGAGGTACTCGAGGACTTCCCGAAGCTGATCGATCCTTACAGCGGTGAGAAGCTGATGGAGCGGTCTACGCTCATTGCGAACACCTCGAACATGCCCGTGGCTGCGCGCGAAGCGTCGATTTATACCGGCATTACGCTCGCCGAGTACTATCGCGATATGGGCTATGATGCCGCGATTCAAGCTGATTCGACCTCACGCTGGGCAGAGGCACTGCGCGAGATCTCTGGCCGGTTGGAAGAGATGCCGGGTGAGGAAGGGTATCCTGCGTATCTGGCGACACGCCTGGCCGATTTCTACGAGCGCGCAGGCCGCGTCAGGACGCTCTGCTCGCGTGCTGAGAACCGTATTGGCTCGGTTACTGTTGTCGGTGCGGTCTCGCCACCGGGTGGTGACTTCTCAGAGCCGGTGACGCAGAACACGCTGCGGGTGGTCGGCGTTTTCTGGGCGCTTGATTCCACGCTGGCAGATCGGCGGCACTTCCCGGCGATCAGCTGGCTCAGGAGCTATTCACTCTATCTCAATGAACTCCGTACCTGGTACAACAAGCCGGAGACACCCGATTTCATGGAGCAGCAGGAGGAGATGATGGCGCTGCTGCAGAAGGAATCGGAGCTGCAGGAGATCGTGCAGCTCGTCGGTGCGGACGCGTTACCGCCCCGCGAGCGGGGGACGCTGGAGGTCGCCCGAATGATCCGTGAGGATTTCCTGCAGCAGAACGCGTACCATGATATCGATTCGTTCTGCTCCCTTGAGAAGCAGTATTTGATGGCCAAGATCGTACTGCGCTGGTACAGCTTCACGAACGAGCTGATCGAGGCCGGAATCGGGATCGAGAAGATCGAGGGGATGAAGATCAAGGACGCGATAGCGCGCATGAAATATATCCCGAGTGACCAGTTCCGGACGACCTACGATACGCTCATGCGCGACATGAAGGGTGAATTTGAAGCGGTCAAGATGCGGGAGGCTGAGGCTGCGTGA
- a CDS encoding DUF4870 domain-containing protein yields the protein MVKTSLGLEENVAGALCYILGWISGIVFFLLEKENRFVRFHAMQSVATFLPLTLIIWIIPALFLWVPVVSWALLSLIRILILILWLVLMIKAYQGERYKLPIVGDFAEKQI from the coding sequence ATGGTGAAAACATCTCTGGGGCTGGAAGAGAATGTCGCGGGCGCGCTCTGCTATATTCTGGGCTGGATCAGCGGTATTGTCTTCTTCCTGCTGGAGAAAGAGAACCGATTCGTGCGATTTCACGCGATGCAATCGGTTGCGACGTTTCTACCGCTGACCCTCATTATCTGGATTATACCGGCGCTCTTCTTATGGGTTCCCGTCGTCAGCTGGGCGCTCTTATCCCTTATCAGGATCCTGATCCTGATACTGTGGCTGGTCTTGATGATCAAGGCCTATCAGGGAGAGCGATACAAGTTACCGATCGTTGGCGATTTCGCAGAGAAGCAAATCTGA
- a CDS encoding methionine--tRNA ligase produces MQNPLERPVLVTSALPYVNGYCHIGHLRTYVPADIYVRMLRKLGADVTFISGSDTHGTPIVLSAEAQGITPEEVVAKYHEHFRSVFTELHIGFDYYGQTDSATNHQRTLDIVTRLIDNGYVYLETVKQAYCSSCGRFLPDRYVEGTCPYCGESARGDECDQGCGKHLEPGEILEPHCKICGCAAAFKDQEHYYFKLSSFKAFLLGYLENLDGTLNARNYAREWVKKELADWCITRNLDWGVKFPGREDLVVYVWVDAPIGYIAFTEELLKARDTGEHAWERYWKEHDARIVHFIGTDIVYHHCIFWPAMLKGAGYSLPAAVVASGMVTINGKAFSKTRGNVVWVSEFLERFHPDTLRYFLVAQSSHTKELDFSWESFALRVNKELVAILGNLVNRILSFTHRNFGVIPAGTIREEVIEEIEKTKLEVLRALEEYEFKKLVDAVMKLADFGNSYFQREEPWHLIKTGDQGRARVGEIIKNVLQLVKAICILLEPVMPAKMDEVWQQLGMAGDLHAVQLDELTVPVESGKQVAKPRILFEKVEV; encoded by the coding sequence ATGCAGAACCCTCTGGAGCGACCGGTCCTGGTTACGTCCGCATTGCCCTATGTTAATGGCTACTGTCACATCGGGCATCTGAGGACCTATGTCCCCGCGGACATCTATGTACGCATGCTCAGGAAGTTGGGTGCAGACGTAACGTTTATCAGCGGGTCTGATACCCACGGTACGCCCATCGTTCTGAGCGCAGAGGCGCAGGGCATCACACCCGAGGAGGTCGTTGCGAAGTATCATGAGCATTTCCGGTCGGTCTTCACCGAGCTTCATATCGGGTTCGACTATTACGGGCAGACGGATTCAGCCACGAACCATCAACGCACCCTGGACATCGTTACGCGGTTGATTGATAACGGGTACGTGTACCTGGAAACGGTCAAGCAGGCGTATTGCAGTAGCTGCGGGCGATTCTTGCCCGATCGTTATGTGGAAGGAACGTGCCCGTACTGCGGCGAGAGCGCACGCGGCGACGAGTGTGACCAGGGCTGTGGCAAGCATCTGGAGCCCGGTGAGATCTTAGAGCCGCATTGCAAGATCTGCGGCTGTGCAGCGGCTTTCAAGGATCAGGAGCATTACTACTTCAAGCTCTCATCCTTTAAGGCGTTTCTTCTCGGCTATCTGGAAAACCTGGATGGCACGCTGAACGCGCGGAACTATGCGCGTGAATGGGTGAAGAAGGAGCTGGCTGATTGGTGTATCACGCGGAACCTGGACTGGGGCGTGAAGTTCCCGGGCCGTGAGGATCTCGTGGTTTACGTCTGGGTCGACGCGCCGATCGGCTATATCGCCTTCACGGAAGAGCTGCTGAAGGCGCGTGATACGGGCGAGCACGCATGGGAACGGTACTGGAAGGAGCACGATGCGCGGATCGTGCATTTCATCGGCACGGACATCGTGTATCATCACTGCATCTTCTGGCCCGCGATGCTGAAAGGCGCGGGCTATTCCCTACCCGCTGCGGTCGTCGCCTCGGGCATGGTGACGATCAACGGCAAAGCGTTCTCGAAGACGCGCGGTAATGTCGTCTGGGTCTCCGAGTTCCTGGAGCGGTTCCATCCTGACACGCTGCGGTACTTTCTGGTGGCGCAGTCGAGCCACACCAAGGAGCTGGATTTCTCCTGGGAGTCATTCGCCTTGCGTGTGAACAAGGAGCTGGTAGCGATCCTCGGTAATCTGGTGAACCGTATTCTCTCATTTACGCACCGGAACTTCGGCGTTATACCCGCGGGCACTATCCGGGAAGAGGTCATCGAGGAGATCGAGAAGACGAAGCTGGAAGTGCTGCGTGCGCTGGAGGAGTACGAGTTCAAGAAGCTCGTAGACGCGGTAATGAAGCTCGCGGACTTTGGGAACAGCTATTTCCAGCGCGAGGAGCCCTGGCACTTGATCAAGACGGGCGATCAGGGTAGGGCGCGTGTGGGTGAGATCATCAAGAACGTATTGCAGCTCGTAAAAGCGATCTGCATCTTACTGGAGCCGGTGATGCCGGCGAAGATGGACGAGGTGTGGCAGCAGCTCGGCATGGCCGGTGATCTGCATGCGGTGCAACTGGATGAATTGACCGTGCCCGTGGAGAGCGGGAAGCAGGTGGCGAAGCCGAGGATATTGTTCGAGAAGGTGGAAGTCTAG
- a CDS encoding amino acid-binding protein: MKISMDIELQDIPGQLVRALQPISDSGGNIVSVVHHHDKMTPSGRIPVQLVVELDEQRLERLVTALVDRGVTVVRTGEERLKESMVVLLIGHIVHSDLRETIDRIDRTGFAEVVALSLSMPSVHEESSASVTISAIGEHELREALHILERTAREKGIMVIAPI; encoded by the coding sequence ATGAAGATCTCCATGGATATTGAATTACAGGATATTCCGGGCCAGCTAGTCCGAGCCTTACAGCCCATTTCGGACTCCGGAGGGAATATCGTCAGCGTTGTGCATCACCATGATAAAATGACCCCCTCCGGACGCATACCGGTGCAGCTCGTTGTTGAGCTGGACGAGCAGCGATTAGAGCGGCTCGTTACTGCGCTCGTGGACCGTGGCGTGACCGTCGTACGAACCGGTGAGGAGCGGTTGAAGGAGTCCATGGTCGTGCTCCTCATCGGGCATATTGTTCATTCTGACCTTCGGGAAACGATCGACAGGATTGATCGCACGGGCTTTGCCGAGGTGGTCGCGCTCTCACTCTCTATGCCGAGTGTGCATGAGGAATCGTCCGCGTCCGTGACGATCAGCGCAATTGGAGAGCATGAGCTGCGGGAAGCATTGCACATTTTAGAGCGGACCGCGCGGGAGAAAGGGATCATGGTTATCGCACCTATTTAA
- a CDS encoding homoserine dehydrogenase, producing MKTVRISIIGFGYVGAGLAEVIRRKRAELTGTYGLDLRIVGIADLNGIFIDEHGLDESDLLKLRSGAKEWERPAGMTTLKLIKELDHEVMVETTPTNVETGQPGLLHISTALESGRHVVTSNKGPLALEYSRLTDLAAAQARALKYEATVGGAMPLISLIRDNLAGNGVLSIQGILNGTCNYILTRMAEEGLPYEHVLKEAQELGYAEADPSSDVKGVDTAVKLVILANSVFGMNATYKDVEVTGITAITPDALKLADDAGYVIKLIGEVGRAGCLKVRPRLVPKDDPLNVSGTLNVATIKTDLAGDITIIGKGAGPIEAASAILADIISIYR from the coding sequence GTGAAAACGGTACGGATCTCGATCATCGGCTTTGGCTACGTCGGTGCTGGATTAGCGGAGGTGATTCGGCGGAAGCGAGCGGAGCTAACGGGCACCTACGGTCTGGATTTGAGGATTGTCGGAATTGCGGATTTAAACGGCATTTTTATCGATGAGCACGGCCTTGACGAGTCCGATTTATTAAAGCTGCGGAGCGGAGCGAAGGAGTGGGAGCGCCCGGCGGGGATGACGACGCTCAAGCTCATCAAGGAGCTGGATCATGAGGTGATGGTCGAGACTACACCCACGAACGTTGAAACCGGCCAGCCAGGCCTGTTGCATATCAGTACTGCACTGGAGTCTGGCAGGCACGTGGTCACCTCGAATAAGGGGCCGCTCGCGCTGGAATACTCACGCCTCACGGATCTTGCGGCAGCACAGGCTCGCGCACTCAAATATGAAGCGACGGTCGGCGGCGCGATGCCGCTTATCTCGCTGATACGGGATAATCTTGCGGGAAACGGCGTGCTTTCGATCCAGGGCATTCTGAACGGCACGTGCAACTATATTCTCACCCGAATGGCCGAGGAGGGGCTGCCGTACGAGCATGTGCTCAAAGAGGCGCAGGAGCTTGGGTACGCTGAAGCGGACCCGTCGAGCGATGTTAAAGGGGTCGATACCGCGGTTAAGCTCGTCATCCTCGCCAATTCCGTCTTTGGCATGAATGCGACCTATAAGGACGTGGAGGTAACCGGGATCACGGCAATCACACCTGACGCGCTGAAGCTCGCGGATGATGCGGGCTATGTGATCAAACTGATTGGCGAGGTGGGACGAGCAGGTTGCTTGAAAGTGCGGCCGCGACTGGTGCCCAAGGACGATCCGCTCAACGTCAGTGGCACGCTGAACGTGGCTACGATCAAGACGGATCTCGCAGGCGATATCACGATCATTGGCAAAGGCGCGGGCCCGATAGAGGCAGCGAGTGCCATTCTCGCTGATATCATCAGCATCTACCGGTAA
- a CDS encoding Hsp20/alpha crystallin family protein gives MDKRNRPSIFDLVERYMERVLEEMSKLPAPTEEELARMMRRGPHELDEWFRDPFEEMLRELESERPEELHKRHGPFIYGFSYTREPGKEPAFKEFGNSKSANGRLEPALNGEREPLVDVIEEADAYEIVAELPGVERGEIKLHATEDALEIRTVGEVHFYKEVPFETCVKPETATATYRNGVLSVRIAKRGDARKKKTPIPLE, from the coding sequence ATGGATAAGCGGAATCGCCCTTCGATCTTCGACCTGGTCGAGCGGTATATGGAACGCGTGCTTGAGGAGATGAGCAAGCTGCCCGCGCCCACCGAAGAGGAGCTTGCGCGCATGATGAGACGGGGCCCACATGAGCTTGACGAGTGGTTCCGCGACCCCTTCGAAGAGATGCTGCGGGAGCTGGAGTCTGAGCGGCCGGAGGAGCTCCATAAACGTCACGGACCGTTCATTTACGGGTTCTCCTACACCCGGGAGCCGGGAAAGGAACCGGCCTTCAAGGAGTTTGGGAACAGTAAATCAGCTAACGGACGCTTGGAGCCCGCGTTGAACGGTGAGCGTGAGCCGCTGGTGGACGTCATTGAAGAGGCTGATGCGTACGAAATCGTGGCGGAATTGCCCGGTGTTGAGCGGGGGGAAATCAAGTTACACGCCACCGAGGATGCGCTTGAGATCAGAACGGTGGGTGAGGTGCACTTCTATAAGGAAGTCCCCTTCGAGACCTGTGTCAAGCCAGAGACCGCCACGGCGACCTACCGGAACGGGGTGCTCAGCGTCCGGATAGCGAAACGCGGTGACGCGAGGAAGAAGAAGACGCCGATCCCGCTCGAATAA
- a CDS encoding ABC transporter ATP-binding protein: MGHQLVLRNVTRTFDAENGSREALEQINLEVKPSEFLCIVGPSGCGKTTLLRMIAGLDTPTSGEIILDGKPVLGPSPDRGMVFQEFSLFPWRTVLKNVEFGLKIQGKRDIKRTAERYIELVGLTGFEHSFPSQLSGGMKQRVAIARALATEPAILLMDEPFGSVDAQTRNLLQVELLEIWKRTKKTILFVTHSVDEAVYLADRVVVLSSRPGRILDVLAVDIERPRKRTSWQVNALREQLLMLLGSPAPVK; the protein is encoded by the coding sequence ATGGGTCATCAGCTCGTACTGCGCAACGTAACGCGGACTTTTGACGCGGAGAACGGATCGCGCGAGGCACTGGAGCAGATCAATCTCGAGGTGAAGCCGAGCGAATTTCTCTGCATCGTCGGGCCCTCAGGCTGCGGGAAAACCACCTTGCTGCGCATGATCGCGGGTCTGGACACTCCGACGAGCGGCGAGATCATTCTTGATGGAAAACCGGTGCTGGGCCCCTCGCCGGATAGGGGGATGGTGTTTCAGGAGTTCTCGCTCTTTCCCTGGCGCACGGTCTTGAAGAATGTGGAATTCGGGCTGAAGATACAGGGCAAACGCGACATAAAGAGGACTGCAGAGCGCTACATCGAGCTCGTAGGGCTCACGGGCTTCGAGCACAGCTTCCCCTCCCAGCTCTCCGGCGGCATGAAGCAGCGTGTCGCGATCGCGCGCGCGTTAGCGACCGAGCCCGCGATCTTACTGATGGACGAGCCCTTCGGCTCCGTGGACGCACAGACCCGGAACTTGCTCCAGGTAGAGCTGCTCGAGATCTGGAAACGGACGAAGAAGACGATACTGTTCGTGACCCACAGCGTGGACGAAGCGGTCTATCTCGCGGATCGCGTGGTGGTACTGTCTTCGCGGCCGGGCCGCATCCTCGACGTACTCGCTGTTGATATCGAGCGTCCGCGAAAGCGAACGAGCTGGCAGGTGAATGCGTTACGTGAGCAGCTCCTCATGCTCCTCGGGTCGCCGGCACCCGTAAAGTGA
- a CDS encoding ABC transporter permease: protein MKLTAVIRENGLSLLPLILVLLLWEVTAGYVVKDPLFLPRFSAVMSAIYTLRNLLVPDLLTSLYHFAIGLTLAFALALPLAIAMGWFRPVFKAVDPIIEIVRPIPPLAWIPLAIVWIGLNDYAAGFIIFIGAFFPILIDSYSGFRDVPRVLVETGMVLGCIGDRKLIRHVALPYALPSIATGTRVGMGVGWMCVVAAEMFGVGDSGLGYRLFQKFYFLHQMDYVIAYMLVLGLLALVLDRMFRYFVEERLFRWKKGIVK, encoded by the coding sequence ATGAAGCTAACGGCAGTGATACGCGAGAACGGACTCTCGCTGCTACCGCTCATCCTGGTTCTCCTCCTCTGGGAGGTGACCGCCGGATACGTCGTCAAGGATCCGTTATTCTTACCGCGCTTCTCAGCCGTTATGAGCGCCATTTATACGCTCCGAAATCTCCTGGTTCCCGATCTGCTCACCAGCCTCTACCATTTCGCTATCGGGCTGACGTTAGCCTTTGCGCTGGCACTGCCACTGGCGATCGCGATGGGCTGGTTCCGGCCGGTATTCAAGGCCGTGGACCCCATTATCGAGATCGTGCGGCCCATCCCACCGCTTGCATGGATACCGCTGGCCATCGTGTGGATCGGGCTGAACGATTATGCGGCCGGTTTTATCATCTTCATCGGCGCCTTCTTCCCGATCCTCATTGACAGCTACTCGGGCTTCCGGGACGTGCCCCGTGTCCTCGTAGAGACCGGTATGGTCCTGGGCTGTATCGGGGACAGGAAACTGATACGCCATGTCGCCTTGCCCTACGCGCTTCCCTCGATCGCCACCGGCACCCGCGTGGGTATGGGTGTGGGCTGGATGTGCGTGGTCGCGGCTGAGATGTTCGGTGTGGGGGATAGCGGGCTGGGCTACCGGCTATTCCAGAAATTTTACTTCCTCCACCAGATGGATTATGTGATCGCATACATGCTCGTGCTGGGGCTCCTGGCACTGGTTTTGGACCGCATGTTCAGGTACTTCGTGGAGGAGCGGCTCTTCAGATGGAAGAAGGGGATAGTGAAGTAA
- a CDS encoding ABC transporter substrate-binding protein, with translation MERRFVICLLALGAVVMAVMVLGCLDRRAGELTTITIGYQPSTHQIAALVAAEQGWWEEDLAQFGITKVVLKEFPSGPPEMHAMLAGELQFAYVGAAPPISAIYEGLDAKIIAGVQTQGSALVLRPELADSYTGPESLRGLRIGTFPPGSIQHTVLSRWLLDNGIDPNTEVDLKAMGPSDAATAIGARTVDAVFLPSPTPTIIVAEGNGVIVEWSGTMWPDHACCCLVASGKMLRDHPEIVSQIITTHIRATDYEIAHPEEAAEIYAKWMGANVATIKDSLAVSDMHWTHDPHLLVDSTLAYADIIFDLNRARYEGMGLTVLGETDIFDTRLYDELTR, from the coding sequence GTGGAACGAAGATTTGTGATATGCTTATTGGCCTTGGGTGCGGTTGTAATGGCGGTGATGGTACTCGGCTGTCTTGATCGGCGAGCTGGAGAGCTCACGACCATCACGATCGGCTATCAGCCGAGCACGCATCAGATCGCCGCGTTAGTTGCGGCTGAGCAGGGCTGGTGGGAAGAGGACCTGGCTCAGTTCGGTATCACCAAGGTTGTCCTGAAGGAGTTCCCGTCGGGACCTCCGGAGATGCACGCCATGCTCGCCGGCGAGCTCCAGTTCGCCTATGTCGGGGCCGCACCGCCGATCTCAGCGATATACGAGGGCCTGGATGCGAAGATCATCGCCGGCGTTCAGACCCAGGGCTCCGCACTGGTGCTCCGTCCCGAGCTTGCGGACAGTTACACCGGCCCGGAATCGCTGCGGGGACTGAGGATCGGGACGTTCCCGCCCGGCTCAATTCAGCATACCGTGCTCTCGAGATGGCTCTTGGATAACGGGATAGATCCAAATACTGAAGTGGATCTGAAGGCAATGGGGCCAAGCGACGCGGCTACGGCGATCGGTGCCAGAACGGTCGATGCGGTATTCCTGCCGAGTCCAACGCCGACGATCATTGTGGCAGAGGGCAACGGCGTGATCGTCGAGTGGTCCGGCACGATGTGGCCTGATCACGCCTGCTGCTGCCTGGTCGCGAGCGGTAAGATGCTGCGCGATCATCCGGAGATCGTCTCGCAGATCATCACGACGCATATCCGGGCGACGGACTACGAGATCGCGCATCCCGAAGAGGCTGCGGAGATCTACGCGAAGTGGATGGGAGCAAACGTGGCGACGATCAAAGACTCGCTGGCCGTCAGCGATATGCACTGGACGCACGACCCGCACCTCCTGGTGGACTCGACACTCGCCTACGCGGACATCATTTTCGACTTGAACCGGGCGCGCTACGAGGGCATGGGACTGACGGTGCTCGGAGAGACCGATATCTTCGATACCCGCTTGTACGACGAACTGACTCGTTAG